The nucleotide sequence GTCAGCCGATAATCGTTGAGCGGCAGCGCGGCCAGTTCAATATCTTTTTCCGGATTGCGGTAGTGAACGTACTCGTTCACCTCAAAATAATTACGCTGGGCATTCTGTTCTTCGATCCCGGCTTCGCGCAGGGCATCAATGAACTGAATCGAAGACCCGTCGAGGATTGGTGGCTCGGGACCGTCCAGCTGAATCAGGATATTGTCGAGCTGCAGGCCAACCAGGGCAGCCAGCGTATGTTCGACTGTATGGACCCGGGCTCCGCTCTGCTCAAGAGTGGTGCCCCGGGAGAGATCAACGACGTTGTCAACATCAGCATCCACGATGGGTTGGCCCGGCAGGTCAATGCGCTGAAATTTATACCCGTGATTAGTCGGGGCAGGCAGGAACGTCATCGTAGCCGAGACACCTGTATGCAGCCCTACGCCCGAAACGGAAACCGCTTTTTGAATCGTCTGTTGCTTTGTATTCATTTACAGTGGATCTGAGGTCCGTGGTAACTGCGTTTATGTTATTGACGACGCACCGCGAACAACAACCTATTTATCTTTTGTCTTTTCCAGCTCAGCGAGCCGCATCTTTTCCAGGTCCGATACCCGGCGCTCCAAGCTCGGCAGCCGCCGAAAAACAGCCAGCGAACGCATGCTCTCCGACAGATTGAAGGCAGGCGAACTGTTCAGGGAAGTGCCTTCTTCCGTCACATTCTTCCCTACCCCCGACTGCGCGCCGACCTTCGTGCCGTTGGCAATGGTCAGGTGGCCCGCAAAGCCTACCTGACCGGCAATAACGCAGTTCTCCCCAATTTTGGTTGAACCCGAAATACCCGTCTGGGCAGCAATAACCGTGTTTTTTCCAATCTCGACATTATGACCAATCTGAATTAGGTTGTCTAGTTTAACCCCCTGTCGTATGATCGTTGAGCCCATTGTAGCGCAGTCAATCGTCGTACTGGCACCTACATTCACAAAATCTTCGAGGATCACGTTCCCCAGTTGCGGAATCGTTTTATAGGTACCGTCGGGCTGGGGCGCAAAGCCAAACCCTTCGCTGCCGATCACCGCGTTTGGGTGAATGACGCAGTACTGGCCAATAACGCAGTTATTCAGAACGCGGGCGCCGGGATGAAGGATCGTGTTATCGCCAATGCAGACATTATCACCGACATAGGCGTGGGGATAGATTTTGACGTTGTGACCGATGCGGCAGTTTCGCCCGATATAGGAAAAAGCGCCCCGGTACACGTGCTCGCCAAACTGACTGCCATCGCCCGCAAAGGCTGGCTGCTCAACGCCAACCCGGGTAAAATTCATGCGCTGGTAGTACTCTTCCAGCAGTCGTGTGAACGCCGAATAGGAATTTTCTACAAAGATGAGCGCCGGCGAAACCGGTTTCTGCGGTCGGAATGACCGATTAACGATCACCGCAGAGGCCAGAGTCGTATAAAGATGCGACTCATATTTGGGGTTGGACAGAAACGAAATGTCGCCCGGGCGGCCTTCCTCTATCTTGGCTAAATTCCTGATCGCCAACGTATCGTTCCCTTCGACCTCTCCTCCCAGCAGTGCGGCAATCTGCTTGACTGTAAACTCCATATATGTATGACGGCCATCAAAAAACATCCGTCAGAATCAGATATTTTGGGCGCTAAGGTAGGCAACAAATTGCACTTTTCGTATAAAATCACCGGGAAATAGTCCGCCAGCTGGGTTGTTTTCTGATCCACATCCGACTAACCCGCCATCTTACCGGCTCGCCGACTCACCCACCGATTCCAGTTCCTTCGCCCAGCATACGTAATACCGGCGCACGATATTGGTCAGCACATGAACATTCGACAGGTCCGACGCATCGGCGATGTCAATTACTTTCCCACTTTTCAGCTTAAT is from Spirosoma taeanense and encodes:
- the lpxD gene encoding UDP-3-O-(3-hydroxymyristoyl)glucosamine N-acyltransferase, translated to MEFTVKQIAALLGGEVEGNDTLAIRNLAKIEEGRPGDISFLSNPKYESHLYTTLASAVIVNRSFRPQKPVSPALIFVENSYSAFTRLLEEYYQRMNFTRVGVEQPAFAGDGSQFGEHVYRGAFSYIGRNCRIGHNVKIYPHAYVGDNVCIGDNTILHPGARVLNNCVIGQYCVIHPNAVIGSEGFGFAPQPDGTYKTIPQLGNVILEDFVNVGASTTIDCATMGSTIIRQGVKLDNLIQIGHNVEIGKNTVIAAQTGISGSTKIGENCVIAGQVGFAGHLTIANGTKVGAQSGVGKNVTEEGTSLNSSPAFNLSESMRSLAVFRRLPSLERRVSDLEKMRLAELEKTKDK